From Acidobacteriota bacterium, the proteins below share one genomic window:
- a CDS encoding OmpH family outer membrane protein: MVLGLILLFILGTPVFSQVKIGVFDSQRVSEETEEGKKYAQELERTRNAKLAEIEAKQKAIGDLQSQLSAQEISLSAEKRETMLKEIQKKNVELQRLRDDASREFQNELLEAQKKFQDELIRIVEEIGREHGFALIFEKIQCIYYSGAVDITNRVIEKFNQSYLEKQKQPQQTPPQQQPKSQGGK, from the coding sequence TTGGTATTGGGACTGATACTCTTATTCATTCTGGGAACTCCGGTCTTTTCTCAGGTCAAGATCGGGGTCTTCGACTCTCAAAGAGTGAGCGAGGAAACGGAGGAAGGCAAGAAGTACGCGCAGGAGCTGGAGAGGACAAGGAATGCCAAACTCGCAGAGATCGAAGCCAAGCAGAAAGCGATCGGCGATCTGCAGAGCCAGCTCTCGGCCCAGGAGATCTCTCTTAGTGCAGAAAAGAGAGAGACGATGCTCAAGGAGATTCAGAAGAAGAATGTCGAACTTCAAAGGTTGAGAGACGATGCCAGCAGGGAGTTCCAGAACGAGCTTCTGGAAGCCCAGAAGAAATTTCAGGATGAACTGATCCGGATTGTCGAGGAAATAGGGAGAGAACATGGTTTTGCGTTGATCTTCGAGAAGATCCAGTGCATCTATTATTCCGGCGCTGTTGATATCACGAATCGGGTCATAGAGAAGTTCAATCAATCCTACCTGGAAAAGCAGAAACAGCCGCAGCAGACGCCTCCGCAACAGCAGCCCAAATCTCAGGGGGGAAAATAG
- the bamA gene encoding outer membrane protein assembly factor BamA translates to MRKPISPIIFACTLVIFPVMAFSAQEIIEKIELTGNTYFTKDAFFHLLTLKEGDPYDEDRIKKEYKKLWDSGYFSDLSVESEDGEKGKIIRFRIKERAKITGIEYDEVKTITRTEIEDRLKERGISFKTNVPLDMKTIWKVEETIKELLGAKGYLDAVVKAEINPITATTRTVHFKIKRGSKTRIKKIDFVGNKVFRGRKLKNTMKYTREHWFLSFLTKKDLYHPSKYEMDIGTVRDIYLNDGYMDIKLGTPIVEVREEKKKEKPLKPEKEEKRTKKITELESKMKAMEEKKETDRRAEKKRKKKIERLRTDLKKKTDKLQRRREEVGEVKKWVYLTIPVTEGSRYTLGDVSITGNTVFTEEHIRKRVPLKKGDILNEGLLKVAVEVITADYGEKGYPYASVNQQKTRREGNIADVLIQIDEDQQYYIEKVEYFGNNVTNDSVLRREMRLNEGDLFNRKKMNLSLVKLNQLGYFALTEEPVIEPIPGENRVRIKIKGEERGRNEIQVGGGYSGLEGAFFAGSYSTKNFLGRGEVFSISLQIGGRSNRYSLSFIEPWLFGKPYTLGFNIYHTQIDFGRNLKRTGQGGGIILGRQFGYFTKIRLDYNFEDVESDDIYGNIQETRISSLTPSVYYDTVNNPFKPSRGFLVGLTGELAGGFLGGDVNFYKPRLESTYYLRFIKKTFFGIHAEGAYIGPFGEMDLAGFVDGVPRFERFFLGGDYLGPRIYETRSISPIRKMTFPYKDPITGEESSYEMEVYVGGNKYLLVQLEYVIPISEPVSLVFFYDAGNSFDNGQRISFSDMRMSAGIELRFYIPMFQVPLRLIYGIPINEQPYDEINRFQFSIGTSF, encoded by the coding sequence ATGCGTAAGCCCATAAGTCCCATAATTTTCGCCTGCACTCTTGTCATATTCCCCGTCATGGCATTTTCTGCGCAGGAGATCATCGAGAAGATTGAGCTGACGGGGAACACATACTTCACGAAGGATGCATTCTTTCATCTACTGACTCTGAAGGAAGGTGACCCTTACGACGAAGATAGGATCAAGAAGGAGTATAAGAAACTCTGGGATTCCGGCTATTTCAGCGATCTCTCGGTCGAATCCGAGGATGGTGAGAAGGGAAAGATCATTCGGTTCAGGATCAAAGAGAGAGCCAAGATCACCGGGATCGAGTATGACGAAGTCAAGACCATCACGCGCACAGAGATTGAAGACCGTTTGAAGGAGAGGGGAATCAGCTTCAAGACCAATGTTCCTCTCGATATGAAGACCATCTGGAAGGTCGAGGAGACGATCAAGGAACTCCTGGGGGCCAAAGGATATCTGGATGCAGTGGTCAAGGCGGAAATCAATCCTATCACAGCAACGACTCGAACTGTCCATTTCAAAATCAAGCGCGGCAGCAAGACGAGGATCAAGAAGATTGATTTCGTTGGCAACAAGGTATTCCGGGGCAGAAAGCTCAAGAATACAATGAAGTACACGAGGGAACACTGGTTCCTGTCGTTCCTCACCAAGAAAGATCTCTATCATCCATCAAAGTATGAAATGGACATAGGTACCGTCCGTGACATATACCTCAACGATGGCTACATGGATATCAAGCTCGGCACCCCCATCGTCGAGGTGAGGGAAGAGAAGAAAAAGGAGAAACCTCTAAAGCCTGAGAAGGAAGAGAAAAGAACAAAGAAGATCACAGAGCTCGAGAGCAAGATGAAGGCCATGGAAGAGAAGAAGGAAACGGACAGGAGGGCAGAGAAGAAGCGAAAGAAAAAGATCGAGAGGCTGCGCACCGATCTCAAGAAGAAGACGGATAAGCTGCAAAGGAGGAGGGAAGAGGTCGGGGAGGTCAAAAAGTGGGTCTATCTCACGATCCCGGTGACGGAAGGGTCTCGCTACACCTTGGGTGACGTCAGCATTACCGGAAACACGGTCTTCACCGAGGAACATATCAGGAAGAGGGTTCCCCTGAAGAAGGGAGACATCCTCAACGAGGGGCTTCTGAAGGTGGCCGTCGAGGTCATCACGGCGGACTACGGAGAGAAGGGATATCCCTATGCCTCGGTGAACCAGCAGAAGACGAGGAGAGAGGGAAACATCGCGGATGTCCTGATTCAGATCGACGAGGACCAGCAATACTATATCGAGAAGGTGGAGTACTTCGGGAACAATGTGACCAACGACAGTGTTCTGAGGAGAGAGATGAGGCTGAATGAAGGGGATCTCTTCAACAGGAAGAAGATGAACCTGAGCTTGGTGAAGCTCAACCAGCTCGGCTACTTTGCGCTTACCGAGGAACCTGTAATCGAACCGATTCCTGGAGAGAACCGGGTCAGAATAAAGATTAAAGGGGAAGAACGTGGCAGGAATGAGATTCAGGTAGGAGGAGGTTACAGCGGCCTCGAAGGGGCATTCTTTGCCGGATCTTATTCCACGAAAAATTTCCTCGGGAGAGGAGAGGTCTTCTCCATATCACTTCAGATCGGTGGAAGGAGCAACAGGTATTCGCTATCTTTCATAGAGCCGTGGCTGTTCGGAAAGCCATACACTCTCGGTTTCAACATCTATCACACACAGATCGATTTTGGAAGGAATCTGAAGAGGACCGGGCAGGGTGGGGGGATCATCCTCGGCAGGCAATTCGGTTACTTTACAAAGATCAGGCTGGATTACAACTTCGAGGATGTCGAATCTGATGACATTTACGGGAACATCCAGGAAACGAGGATCAGCAGCCTCACCCCTTCCGTTTACTACGATACCGTCAACAACCCGTTCAAACCGAGCCGTGGCTTTCTCGTCGGGTTGACTGGAGAGCTCGCGGGAGGCTTCCTGGGAGGGGATGTGAATTTCTATAAGCCGCGGCTTGAATCGACATACTATCTCCGCTTCATCAAGAAGACTTTCTTCGGGATACATGCCGAAGGAGCTTACATCGGTCCCTTCGGCGAGATGGATCTTGCAGGTTTTGTTGACGGTGTTCCCCGATTTGAGCGCTTCTTCCTCGGCGGAGACTATCTGGGGCCGAGGATCTATGAAACGCGTTCCATCTCTCCCATAAGAAAAATGACGTTTCCCTATAAAGATCCGATCACGGGTGAGGAAAGCAGCTATGAGATGGAGGTCTATGTGGGGGGGAACAAGTACCTCCTGGTGCAGCTCGAGTATGTCATCCCCATTTCCGAACCGGTCTCTTTAGTCTTTTTCTATGATGCGGGGAACTCCTTCGATAACGGCCAGAGGATATCATTTTCCGATATGAGGATGTCCGCCGGGATTGAGTTGCGGTTCTACATCCCCATGTTCCAGGTCCCCCTCCGGCTCATCTACGGGATCCCGATCAACGAGCAACCCTACGATGAGATCAATCGGTTCCAGTTTTCCATCGGAACAAGCTTCTAG
- a CDS encoding ATP-dependent Clp protease ATP-binding subunit — MFEKFTDKAKRVLFIARYEASQSGSRVIGTEHILLGLLKEGEEITREIFERACIDMELLQAEIESRGPTKEKISTSVEIPFSEETKKVLLCAEEEAEKLMHHFVGTEHLILGLLRIEDSIGGKILIERGMKLYTVREDAVTINKKRYGQKKRKETPFLNEFSRDLSEMAARKIFDPLIGRETELDRVLQVLSRRRKNNPVLIGEAGVGKTAIVEGLAQKMLEGDVPPALQHKRILALDISLIVAGTKYRGQFEERLKGILSELQGTDDIIIFVDEIHTLIGAGSAEGSLDAASILKPALSRGEVQCIGATTPRDYHKYIEKDRALVRRFQPIKISPATEEETINILTGVKERYERFHRVRYTDEAIRAAVYQSNRYITDRFLPDKAIDVIDEAGARVKLMGRPSSMELRRIERDMKKAEEGMKGALSEKDFNRAVEFHSDETNLRRTYEELKARYEKESNLVLEVTRAEVEEVVSRWTGIPLSSVMEEEVDKLLKMEDYLHERIIGQSDAISALSRAIRRSRAGLKSPVRPVGSFVFLGPTGVGKTEVARRVAEFLFGNEKALIRFDMSEYMEKHSIAKMIGSPPGYVGYEEGGILTERVKRKPYCVILLDEIEKAHPDILNILLQVFEDGQLTDAYGDVVDFKNSIIIMTSNIGSTRITRGGPMGFKSSDEAMAYKDRKEIVLNEVRKTLSPEFLNRIDEIIVFDSLSEEQLWQVARLMVKDLNRTLSSKNIEVKPVEEVYQWLVKSTCTDRSYGARPLRRAIQKHIEDVISESLIQGKFQEKDIIEVFLEGGKLSFRSVIKTAL, encoded by the coding sequence ATGTTCGAGAAGTTTACGGATAAAGCCAAGAGAGTTCTTTTCATAGCCCGGTACGAGGCAAGTCAGAGCGGTAGCCGCGTCATCGGAACGGAACACATCCTCCTTGGTCTTCTCAAAGAAGGAGAAGAAATCACGAGGGAGATCTTTGAGAGAGCCTGTATCGACATGGAGCTCCTCCAGGCAGAGATCGAGTCCAGAGGGCCCACCAAAGAGAAGATATCGACATCAGTTGAGATCCCGTTCAGCGAAGAAACCAAGAAGGTGCTTCTCTGCGCGGAAGAGGAGGCCGAGAAACTGATGCATCACTTTGTTGGAACAGAGCATCTGATCCTCGGGCTCTTGAGGATTGAGGACTCCATTGGCGGAAAGATCCTCATCGAAAGGGGGATGAAGCTCTACACAGTCAGAGAGGATGCCGTCACCATCAACAAGAAACGATACGGGCAAAAGAAGAGAAAGGAGACCCCTTTTCTAAATGAGTTCAGCAGGGACCTGAGCGAGATGGCGGCCAGGAAAATCTTCGATCCTCTGATCGGAAGAGAGACCGAACTGGATAGAGTCCTTCAGGTTCTTTCCAGGAGGAGAAAGAACAATCCCGTCTTGATCGGAGAAGCCGGGGTTGGGAAAACAGCCATCGTGGAAGGGCTTGCGCAAAAAATGCTTGAAGGGGATGTCCCTCCGGCACTCCAGCACAAACGGATCCTCGCTCTCGACATTTCGCTCATCGTCGCCGGGACAAAATATAGAGGCCAGTTCGAGGAGAGGCTGAAGGGGATACTCTCAGAACTTCAAGGGACCGACGATATCATCATCTTCGTGGACGAGATTCACACACTCATCGGAGCAGGCTCCGCAGAGGGCTCCCTGGATGCGGCAAGCATTCTGAAACCGGCCCTCTCGAGAGGGGAGGTGCAGTGCATCGGGGCGACTACTCCCCGTGATTATCACAAGTACATCGAGAAGGATCGCGCGCTCGTGAGGAGGTTCCAGCCCATCAAGATCTCCCCGGCGACGGAGGAGGAAACAATCAACATCCTCACTGGAGTCAAGGAGAGGTACGAGAGGTTCCATAGGGTGAGGTACACCGATGAGGCTATCCGGGCAGCGGTCTATCAGTCTAACCGGTACATCACGGATCGATTCCTTCCCGACAAGGCTATCGATGTCATTGATGAGGCGGGAGCCCGGGTGAAACTTATGGGAAGACCTTCCAGTATGGAGTTGCGCCGCATCGAGAGAGATATGAAGAAGGCGGAAGAGGGGATGAAGGGAGCCCTCTCCGAGAAAGATTTTAACAGGGCCGTGGAGTTTCACAGCGATGAGACCAACCTTAGAAGGACATATGAAGAGCTAAAGGCAAGGTATGAGAAAGAATCCAATCTCGTCCTCGAAGTAACGAGGGCGGAAGTGGAAGAGGTCGTCTCCAGGTGGACCGGTATCCCTCTCTCTTCCGTCATGGAAGAGGAAGTCGATAAACTATTAAAGATGGAAGACTATCTCCATGAGAGAATCATTGGGCAGAGCGATGCCATCTCGGCTCTCTCGCGAGCCATCCGGAGATCGCGTGCGGGTTTGAAGAGCCCGGTCCGCCCGGTCGGTTCCTTCGTCTTCCTGGGTCCCACAGGGGTGGGGAAGACGGAAGTTGCACGCCGGGTGGCGGAGTTCCTCTTCGGAAATGAGAAGGCACTGATCCGTTTCGACATGTCCGAATACATGGAAAAACATTCCATCGCAAAAATGATAGGGTCCCCTCCCGGGTACGTGGGCTACGAAGAAGGGGGGATCCTCACCGAGAGAGTCAAGAGAAAACCCTATTGTGTGATCCTCCTCGATGAGATCGAGAAGGCTCACCCCGATATCCTTAACATCCTCCTCCAGGTCTTCGAGGATGGGCAGCTCACCGATGCCTATGGCGATGTAGTCGATTTCAAGAACAGCATCATCATCATGACCTCCAACATCGGTTCTACAAGGATCACCAGGGGAGGACCAATGGGATTCAAGTCCAGCGACGAAGCGATGGCTTACAAGGATCGAAAGGAGATCGTCTTGAACGAGGTCAGAAAAACATTGAGCCCGGAATTCCTGAACCGAATTGATGAGATCATCGTCTTCGACTCTTTATCAGAAGAGCAGCTCTGGCAGGTGGCCAGGCTCATGGTGAAGGATCTCAACAGAACCCTGTCCAGTAAGAATATCGAGGTGAAACCTGTCGAAGAGGTCTATCAGTGGCTCGTCAAAAGCACTTGCACGGATCGCTCTTACGGGGCGAGACCTCTCCGGCGCGCCATCCAGAAGCACATCGAGGATGTGATCTCCGAGTCCCTTATCCAGGGGAAGTTCCAGGAGAAAGATATCATTGAGGTCTTCCTCGAAGGGGGAAAACTTTCCTTCCGAAGCGTTATCAAAACGGCCCTTTAA